One region of Salvelinus namaycush isolate Seneca chromosome 3, SaNama_1.0, whole genome shotgun sequence genomic DNA includes:
- the LOC120043757 gene encoding immunoglobulin lambda-1 light chain-like has product MLGTLCTLITALTCVSGVTVVTQKPPVVTVRKGETATLDCDLGTVTISSARWYKQVPGGVPQYVLRWYHTGWNSVEYGSGFSSPKFTSNHQSKSDYRLIINTVEETDSAVYYCQTWDDSVITVVFGQGTKLIVTDSTLPPPVLTIFPPSSDELKSSKVTLVCLASQMAMGYADVSWTAGGNPVTGGIATSGPVPQADKTFQLSSCLTVDTSEWNQDKVFSCKVTAGSKFAEKDIKKSVCSTE; this is encoded by the exons ATGCTGGGGACACTCTGCACTCTCATCACTGCTCTAACAT GTGTCAGTGGTGTGACTGTGGTGACACAGAAGCCTCCTGTTGTGACAGTGAGGAAAggagagacggccactctggactgtgaCCTGGGGACTGTTACTATTAGTTCTGCTCGTTGGTATAAACAGGTTCCAGGAGGAGTCCCTCAGTACGTGTTAAGGTGGTACCACACTGGTTGGAACTCTGTAGAATATGGTTCTGGTTTCTCCTCTCCTAAATTCACATCTAATCATCAGTCTAAATCAGATTATCGTTTGATTATTAATACTGTGGAGGAGACAGACTCggcagtgtattactgtcagaCATGGGACGACTCTGT AATCACTGTGGTATTCGGACAAGGAACCAAGCTCATTGTCACTG ACTCTACCCTCCCTCCGCCTGTCTTGACCATCTTCCCTCCGTCCAGCGATGAGTTGAAGTCCAGCAAAGTCACCCTGGTGTGTCTGGCCAGTCAGATGGCCATGGGCTACGCTGATGTCAGCTGGACCGCGGGAGGGAATCCGGTCACCGGCGGCATCGCAACGAGTGGCCCGGTGCCGCAAGCCGACAAGACGTTCCAACTCAGCAGCTGTCTGACCGTTGACACGTCAGAATGGAACCAGGACAAAGTGTTCTCATGTAAAGTCACCGCGGGCTCCAAGTTCGCTGAGAAAGACATCAAGAAGTCTGTATGCAGCACTGAATAG